Proteins encoded together in one Drosophila albomicans strain 15112-1751.03 chromosome 2R, ASM965048v2, whole genome shotgun sequence window:
- the LOC127565894 gene encoding LOW QUALITY PROTEIN: inositol polyphosphate 1-phosphatase (The sequence of the model RefSeq protein was modified relative to this genomic sequence to represent the inferred CDS: inserted 1 base in 1 codon) encodes MGENINLLRALINCAEKAANIARTCRSNSELLALLVQEKTGSEANERFEHDFKTLADVLIQETIKHEIGELFPAMRDAIQGEESPNFTNKLGQKVTIAVGDNEAATAACLSAVLGDDHQTASNALAAEVHRKVVYDNAKLADIPELPAKLDYSNLGIWIDPIDATAEYISGDTVFTNFPGITSTGLDCVTVLVGVYERDSGVPVIGIVAQPFANKLEEHVYSTSLYWGVCLXQTKAHNCHNFPGHDDRGKIGIFSSSEDAKILQRFRDLKYELAFSAGAGHKALKVITNDADVYLLSRGSTFRWDTCAPQAILRALGGDVLNYSESIKEQKPVPLKYLEVETDSDWKRNVNGLIALRDLEAVKELLPKLQEN; translated from the exons ATGggtgaaaatataaatttgttgcgTGCACTAATTAACTGTGCAGAGAAAGCAGCAAACATTGCACGCACATGTCGCTCCAACAGTGAACTGCTAGCTCTGCTGGTCCAGGAGAAAACTGGGTCCGAGGCTAACGAACGTTTTGAACATGACTTCAAAACTCTAGCTGATGTGCTGATACAGGAAACCATTAAGCATGAGATTGGTGAACTATTTCCAGCCATGCGCGATGCCATACAAGGTGAAGAGTCGCCAAATTTCACAAACAAACTGGGCCAGAAAGTGACAATTGCTGTGGGTGACAATGAAGCCGCAACCGCAGCATGCCTCAGCGCTGTTCTTGGAGATGACCATCAAACTGCATCCAACGCACTTGCTGCTGAAGTGCATCGTAAGGTCGTATATGACAACGCTAAGTTGGCTGACATTCCAGAGTTGCCAGCAAAGCTTGACTACAGCAATTTGGGCATTTGGATTGATCCCATTG ATGCCACTGCCGAGTACATTTCGGGCGACACTGTGTTCACCAATTTTCCTGGCATCACATCGACGGGATTGGATTGCGTCACAGTGTTGGTTGGTGTCTATGAACGCGACTCTGGCGTTCCAGTTATTGGCATAGTTGCGCAGCCATTTGCCAACAAGCTGGAGGAGCATGTGTACAGCACTTCATTATATTGGGGCGTCTGCT GCCAAACAAAAGCCCACAACTGCCATAACTTTCCTGGCCACGATGACCGTGGCAAGATTGGCATTTTTTCCAGCTCTGAAGATGCCAAAATACTTCAGCGTTTTCGTGACCTAAAATACGAGCTTGCTTTCTCAGCGGGAGCTGGACATAAAGCACTTAAGGTGATTACCAATGATGCGGACGTTTACCTGCTTAGCAGGGGATCCACATTCCGATGGGACACCTGTGCACCTCAAGCTATTCTTCGTGCTCTGGGTGGCGATGTGCTCAATTATTCCGAAAGTATCAAGGAACAAAAGCCCGTGCCATTAAAGTATCTCGAAGTGGAAACCGACTCTGATTGGAAGCGCAATGTGAATGGTTTGATAGCTCTGCGCGATCTCGAAGCAGTAAAAGAACTGCTTCCCAAGCTGCAGgagaattaa